TGATTTTGTGAGCACCAGTAAGAGGAGTCCGGCCATGCCTGCCGCAACAATCCACGAACGCAACTGGCCGCTCTTCGTCGCAGGCCACAGCGCCGCGGCGGAGAAAATCTGAACCGCCAGGATCATCCCTTGCGTATTGGGGTGTACAGTTCCCGCGAATCGAAAGTCTCCCGACCATGGGCGAAAGGTGCCGAGTCGCAGTTCGTTGAGTACACCGAACGATGAGAGTGCTACGGTAATCAGCAATGACAAGAGCGCCAGCTCGCGCAAATTGAGGTACCGCGCAAGCCCCAGAGAGCCAACGATCACGCAGCTGAGCACGATCAATCGGCGCAGCGCCATCGACGGATCGATCGCCCAAAAATAGCTGGCGTAGCAAATCGCAAAGAAGCAGCCGATCGAACCAATCATCAGCAGATTGATATGAAGCTTGGTCTTACTGCCGACAAGCAGCAGCCCCCCGAGCATACCGAGCGCGAGAAAGACAAGGCGCCGGAGGGTGTTGCCCCCTCCCGCAGTCGCCTGCATTTCGTCGGCTGTCTGCGTGTAGGCATCGGCCAAGGCTACCTGCAAACTGTGTTCGCACAGAAAGAACGACGCGCCTATGATTGCGGCCAAAACGGCAACACGCTGAAAGTTCACCGGCGGCACATTCACCAGCGGACTGCTCAACTGCTGCGTCGCGCAGTTCTCGGGCCAGTGATGGTAACGAGGTTCGGAGAGTGAGGCACTCATTGGGGAGCTACCTCAGGCGATTTCGCGAGCGCCACTTGATCTTCAGCAGCCATCATCCGTCGCAAGATCCAGGTGCGAATCACGGCATCACTTACGGTTCCACAGGCGGTTGCTAGTGCAGCGCCGAGCGTTCCGAGAAGCGGAATGAGGACGATGGTCGAACCAATCACAATCAGAAGCGAAGCCAGGTCGGCCCAGAAACTCGCGCTCGGCTTTTCCATGGCCCAAAGTCCATTGCCTGAGGTCACTCCCATGCTGTTGGCCAGCACGCTTAGCGAAAGCACTCCCATCAGTAGCGACGCACCAGGCATCGACTGTCCATACACCAGCGAGGCAACTTGCGAGCCAAGCAAAAACGAACCGATCATCAATCCACCAAGCGAAACGCCGTAGATCATCGCTGTCTGTCGTAGCACGCCGCGCAGCGCGCCAGTACCACCCTCGGCATAAGCGCGTGCAGCGCGGGGAGAGAGATAGTTGCTGAGACCCAGCATGAACATGTTCGAGAGCCCCACGAGTGTGGCGCAAGCTCCTAGGATTCCGGTTTCGGTTTCTCCCTGCGTGAGCGCGACGATCCAGGGCATGACATACGGTGTGCTGCAGGCGAGTAGCTGGCTCGCGAGCGCCCAGCGTGCAAAGGTCCAGTTGTGAATCCAGTCGCGATACGCGCGGATGAGCCCGACGTCGAACGTTTGCGACTTGAAAAAGAGCCACGCAGCGGCTGCAATTCCAGCCGAACCAGCCATGACCGCCAGCGCAATGGGGGTCGAGAGATTACCCGACAAAGCGAGTGCCAGCAGCACGCTGAGCTGAACTGCGGCGACTAGCATATCGACAGCGACAGCAGCGCGAGGCTCGAGATGCGCAAACGAGATCTGACGGACATACTCGCGCATCATCAAGAGCGGAACGATTCCTAAAAGGAGCCACAGAATGCTTGTGAACGTTGCGGGAGCGAGTCCCGAAATGCCAATCCCGAGCATCACGAGAGCCGCCAGCCCGCTGACGACAAGCTGATGAACGAGCGAACTTCCCGCGTAGTGTGCAGCTTCGTCTCCATGACGACGTCCGCAATAAATCATGTAGGGAGCAAACACCAGTTGCTCCTGAATGCCACGCACAAAAAAGACGACGGAGAGCGCCAAGTAGTACGCGCCGAGTTCGGTCGTGCCACAGGTACGGCCGACGATCACGCTGGTGACAAAACTAGTGCCACTCACCACCGCTTGATCGAAGATCGAGAGCACACTCTTTTGAAAGGTTGCGTCGGTTCCAAAGCGACTAGCAATTCGCCACACGCGCGACGACATGGCCCCACCGCGCTGCAGCGGAGTTGGCAGCGAGCTTTCGCATGTGTCGGTAGTTTCGGGTGTGACGGTGGTCGACATGACGAGCTGTGGTTTCTTCGCGGAAAGCGATGCGCAGTTTTGAGGATTCGTTACGAACCAATCGCGACAGGTGTCGCTGGCCGACCGAGGAGTGTTCGCCCCAACTTGCGAATGGCGGTGTACCAGCCACTCAGCTTGGAGGCGAGCATCGAGGGTGTGTCGTGCTCTTCCGCGGTGAAGCGGCCCCAATCAAAGGGATCGCTGGTCGGGAATACGAGTTCACTTTCGGTTGTCAGTGCGCAGCTGAGGCCCGCCGCCTTCACGGCGCCAGCGAGCAGTGGTCCCGAGAAGCCGGTCGAGCGTGTGCCGTAAGGAAACGCAAAGGTCGCCTCGGTGATGCCGAAGCGTTCTGCAAGGACTTGCTGATTGATGAGTAAATCTTCGTAGAGGGCGTCGGGACGACCACGAAAATCGGCATGCGTGTGGGTATGCGCGGCGAGTTCGATGAGTCCGCTCCGCTGCATTTCGCGGCACTGATCGGTCGAGAGGGGACGCCAGCTATCGATCGGCTGAGCATCGTCTCCCGCCAGTTCCCAGTCGTCACTGGGAAATGGATCTTGGGTATCGAGGTAGGCGGTTGCGAGAAAAATCGTGGCTGGAACTTCCAGCTCACAAAGGATCGGAAACGCTTCGGTAAAATTGTTTTCATAGCCGTCGTCGAATGTCACGACGAAGACAGTACGCGGAATCGGCTGCCCGCGACGATGGTAGTCGAGCACACGCTGCAGTGGCCAAGCCCGAAAGCCTCGTTTGAGAAGTCCTTCGAGTTGCAGGCGGAGCATGCGCGGCGTGACATTCCATGTCGGATCAATCACGGCGTTGGGACAACTCGAGATGCGATGGTACATCAGCACACCGAGCGCCTGACGATGCCGAACTCCTAGCAATTGATGCAGCACGCGTCCCGCTTCGGATTTGAGACGCTGGCGGAGACCAAAATGCTGATCACCACGAAATTTGGCGGGCGCTGGTGGGCTCGCGCTGGCAGCAGCATTCGTCGCTGATTCAGTCGACTCGGTAGGGGTGTCTTCGGTGCTGAGGCTCATGGCGTTCCCTTGGTGAACCAGTTTCCGGGAGAAGATGGTCAATGCGCGCAGGTTCGACCCATCACTAGGTGGCCGATAGAAAAACCTAGGTCACAGCTGCGACAAGGAAACCGAAATCGCCGGGAAATGGCGATTATTTGGGCTGTGACGACCGATCACGCGAAGCTGCCGATTCCGCTCGCGCCGCTGACAGGCGAAAGCGTGTGTAAACTAGCTCTGGCCGAATTGCGGAGCATTCCCAGCCTGCTGCATGCTGGCGCCAAACGACGGCATGACGCCCAGCATCGGAACACCCAGTTGCTGCAAATCGCGCAGCGCGACGAGTGTCGGGAAGAAGTAGTCGAGAATTACTGCCAGCCCAAAACCGCCGACGATCGCAACAAATGCCCCCAAAGCGAGCACCATCAGTTTGCGTGGTCCGAGCGGTTTGGCCACGAACGTGGCTGGCTGAACAATGCTCAGGCTGCTGATCCGCTCTTCATCGAGCGAGCGGTTGATGCGAGCCTGCTCGAGCTTCTCGGCATATGTGCGGTGACGCTGTTCCGACAAGTCGACCTGACGCTGAAGCTGAGCGAATCGGACCTCCGCGTTGTTGAGCGCTGCGAGATCTTGCACGAGTGCAATCTTTTGTTTGCTGAGACTCTGTGCGCGACCACGCAACCAGTTCACCTGCGACTGCTCGGTATGCAAAGCAAGTTCGAGGGCTTGACGCGCAGGATTAATCGACATGGTGGGCTGCGAGCGGCTCGATCCTTGCTCCTTTAGTAATTCGCGCAGTTCGGAAATCTGCTGACGAACCGCGATCAGCTGCGGATGACTATCAGTCGATCGAGCGGCGAGTTCGAACTCGCGGGCCTCGAGTGTGAAGAGCTGTGTGCGCATTCCATCGTAGGCCGCATTGGGTCCTTCGAGCGATTGCGTTTCGATGCGCTCGGGCAACTTACTGATCTGCTGCTCGATCCCACGGATTTTCGATTCCGAAGCAGCCAGTTCAGCGGTCCCTTGCTTCAAACGATTCTCGATCTCGGCCATCTGATCTTCAAGCTGCTTTCGTTTGCCTTCAATGGAGCTGATTTTGAGGAGATTCTTGGCATTTTCGAGCTCTTTGCTCGCCCTGCGCCACTGCTCGAGCGACTGATCGGTCTGCCGCTCAAAGAACTCATAGGAGCCCGCAGTTCGGTGTACCCGCACATGCTCTTCCATATAAACGGCAATCATCGTGGCGACGATGCGCTGCGCGCGGTCGGGTGTCTGCGCTTTGCAAGCCACGGAGATGATGTTGCTCTTCTTGGGGGCGAAAATTTCGAGCTCCTTTTCGAGCGCCAGGACAGCTCGTTGATGATCGCTACTCGGGACGACAATCACCGGTTTCGCAGGGGGACGAATTCCATCGACCACTGCTTCGAGTTTGGCGATCTCACTCGACACCAGCGCATCGCTGGTCGAGTTCTCAGCAGTCAGCCCCGTTTCGGGATCGATCTGCTTTTCATGGCCATGCAGGATGTACTGCGGCCCCAGCATCTCGACCACTTTGTCGAGCACGAGTCGGCTACGCAGAATTTCGAGGAGCGAGTTGATTTCGGACTCGCGCGATTCGTAAATCGAAATCAGCTGACCGTTTGAAGCGGTCGGATCGAGCGTCAGATTCTCGCGGCCAAAACGTACAAATACCTTGGCTTCGGAAAAGTACGACCGAGGCATCATCAGCGAACCAACAAACGTTAAACCCATCACCACGATGGCA
This window of the Pirellula staleyi DSM 6068 genome carries:
- a CDS encoding O-antigen ligase family protein, translating into MSASLSEPRYHHWPENCATQQLSSPLVNVPPVNFQRVAVLAAIIGASFFLCEHSLQVALADAYTQTADEMQATAGGGNTLRRLVFLALGMLGGLLLVGSKTKLHINLLMIGSIGCFFAICYASYFWAIDPSMALRRLIVLSCVIVGSLGLARYLNLRELALLSLLITVALSSFGVLNELRLGTFRPWSGDFRFAGTVHPNTQGMILAVQIFSAAALWPATKSGQLRSWIVAAGMAGLLLLVLTKSRTSTAAVLVSLLAILLLQTKFSTKLLGGLAIAWCGAASLLLLWLTGIDPKKDFRDAVLLGRAEESDTLSGRHLIWPEMWDHIAQRPLLGHGFESFWTADNIDSVSETLQWGVREAHNGYLDVMLSVGQVGLLLGVVMAFIGLWSSARGYLQLRDSSYALPFGLIVFALLNSFLESGMVNIMLGTFLLGSYLLHIGLFAEPTTERKAPSSSAH
- a CDS encoding lipopolysaccharide biosynthesis protein, which translates into the protein MSTTVTPETTDTCESSLPTPLQRGGAMSSRVWRIASRFGTDATFQKSVLSIFDQAVVSGTSFVTSVIVGRTCGTTELGAYYLALSVVFFVRGIQEQLVFAPYMIYCGRRHGDEAAHYAGSSLVHQLVVSGLAALVMLGIGISGLAPATFTSILWLLLGIVPLLMMREYVRQISFAHLEPRAAVAVDMLVAAVQLSVLLALALSGNLSTPIALAVMAGSAGIAAAAWLFFKSQTFDVGLIRAYRDWIHNWTFARWALASQLLACSTPYVMPWIVALTQGETETGILGACATLVGLSNMFMLGLSNYLSPRAARAYAEGGTGALRGVLRQTAMIYGVSLGGLMIGSFLLGSQVASLVYGQSMPGASLLMGVLSLSVLANSMGVTSGNGLWAMEKPSASFWADLASLLIVIGSTIVLIPLLGTLGAALATACGTVSDAVIRTWILRRMMAAEDQVALAKSPEVAPQ
- a CDS encoding polysaccharide deacetylase family protein: MSLSTEDTPTESTESATNAAASASPPAPAKFRGDQHFGLRQRLKSEAGRVLHQLLGVRHRQALGVLMYHRISSCPNAVIDPTWNVTPRMLRLQLEGLLKRGFRAWPLQRVLDYHRRGQPIPRTVFVVTFDDGYENNFTEAFPILCELEVPATIFLATAYLDTQDPFPSDDWELAGDDAQPIDSWRPLSTDQCREMQRSGLIELAAHTHTHADFRGRPDALYEDLLINQQVLAERFGITEATFAFPYGTRSTGFSGPLLAGAVKAAGLSCALTTESELVFPTSDPFDWGRFTAEEHDTPSMLASKLSGWYTAIRKLGRTLLGRPATPVAIGS
- a CDS encoding Wzz/FepE/Etk N-terminal domain-containing protein; the encoded protein is MMEASEAMIEPQQIKTHVMTIVRALRKRWHVAALFAIVVMGLTFVGSLMMPRSYFSEAKVFVRFGRENLTLDPTASNGQLISIYESRESEINSLLEILRSRLVLDKVVEMLGPQYILHGHEKQIDPETGLTAENSTSDALVSSEIAKLEAVVDGIRPPAKPVIVVPSSDHQRAVLALEKELEIFAPKKSNIISVACKAQTPDRAQRIVATMIAVYMEEHVRVHRTAGSYEFFERQTDQSLEQWRRASKELENAKNLLKISSIEGKRKQLEDQMAEIENRLKQGTAELAASESKIRGIEQQISKLPERIETQSLEGPNAAYDGMRTQLFTLEAREFELAARSTDSHPQLIAVRQQISELRELLKEQGSSRSQPTMSINPARQALELALHTEQSQVNWLRGRAQSLSKQKIALVQDLAALNNAEVRFAQLQRQVDLSEQRHRTYAEKLEQARINRSLDEERISSLSIVQPATFVAKPLGPRKLMVLALGAFVAIVGGFGLAVILDYFFPTLVALRDLQQLGVPMLGVMPSFGASMQQAGNAPQFGQS